In Kwoniella newhampshirensis strain CBS 13917 chromosome 4, whole genome shotgun sequence, one DNA window encodes the following:
- a CDS encoding mitochondrial 37S ribosomal protein uS7m, giving the protein MSVRTSLTSIRRLSTSARLCRPAAAVEETTRPSGFGAIRDILSSSTSPSSSSTASPIPPSALADSVAVRGYGADAIPPKVDPSLDLFTNCLMKDGKKSEAQKMVSRIMTMLQQTTNLPPQPLLRQAILLSSPSIKVLSMRKSAKTILTPRAMTERQRTRQGVAWILKAAERGRKGGVPRDQRIAREILAVLEGQSDVYKWVEERHKVAYLNRSNMTAR; this is encoded by the exons ATGTCAGTCCGAACATCTCTCACTTCTATCCGACGCCTCTCGACATCCGCTCGACTCTGTCGACCTGCCGCCGCCGTGGAGGAAACGACCCGTCCTTCTGGCTTCGGTGCGATCCGAGAtatcctctcttcatcaacttccccatcctcatcctcaaccgCATCACCTATCCCCCCAAGCGCTTTGGCAGATTCAGTGGCGGTCAGAGGGTATGGGGCGGATGCGATACCACCGAAAGTTGATCCGAGCTTGGATCTGTTCACGAATTGCTTGATGAAggacgggaagaagagtgagGCTCAGAAGATGGTTTCGAGGATAATGACGATGTT ACAACAAACGAccaatctccctcctcaacccCTGCTACGCCAAGcgatcctcctctcttccccatccaTCAAAGTCCTCTCCATGCGGAAATCCGCCAAGACGATCCTCACCCCTCGAGCCATGACCGAGCGTCAACGCACGAGACAGGGCGTTGCTTGGATCTTGAAGGCCGcggagagggggaggaagggtggGGTGCCGAGGGATCAGAGGATCGCGAGGGAGATCTTGGCGGTGTTGGAGGGTCAGAGCGATGTGTACAAatgggtggaagagaggcaTAAGGTCGCTTATTTGAATAG ATCCAACATGACTGCGAGATAA